The DNA region TAAAAGAAAGAGCTGAAATCAAACATCAAGATAATTGCAGACTACTCTCTAATCCACTAGAGTAAGAATGAAATCAGTCAACTAACAGAGTCAAAAAAATGTTCTATGACCTGAACCAAATAAGCCTATGAAATCAGAATTCTGAAGTCTTACTTTGCTAGCAATGTTGTTGGAAAGCCAATCCAGACCTTCATAGAGCCCTTCACCGCTGGTTGCGCATGTGCTTTGGATGTACCTGAAAAGAGAGAGCAAGCAATGTGTTTTCAAGTTATGCAATAGTACATAACAAATCCTCCTGGCTgagataaaattataaattaccaGTGGCGTTGTCGGAGAGAGTGAAGGCCAAGCTTATCAGTTATCTCAGCAGCATTCATTGCGTTTGGAAGATCTTGCTTGTTGGCAAACACAAGCAGTACTGCATCCCGCAGCTCATCCTGTAGTTACAAAGCACCAGAAGGACAAACTTATCAGGGATTGACAAGTGAAAAAGTTTAACATAATTATGTAGCATCAAAAACATACTTCATTCAACATCCTGTGAAGTTCATCTCTCGCTTCAACAGCACGGTCTCTGTCATTGCTATCAACCACGAATATTAGACCTTGAGTGTTTTGGAAGTAGTGTCTCCACAAGGGACGGATCTGTAAGAGAGAAAACGTGGAAAAATGTATCCTCTTTCATTAGTCTTTCCAAAGAGGTTTTTGCAAATACCATAATATAGTACAAACCTTGTCCTGACCCCCGACATCCCAGACTGTGAAGCTGATGTTCTTGTACTCAACCGTCTCCACATTAAACCctgtaaaacaaattatttatcaaGTCTCATTGTCTAACTAAGTTAAACTCCAGTCACTCGTTCAAGTAGTATTTGTAATCCTACAAGTTGACATTGTTTAACAAAGTTGCATTCTAAGCCAACTGAGAGAATTAGCAAGAAGACTAATTATCCCTTCTTGCTAGTTTTCTGAAACAAAACTTAAGTATTGGCCTACAAATCTAATTCAGACTACCAGGATTCAAGTAACCCCAAAACAAAACCTTCTGTGAGAGTGACATGGAAAAGAAGCTAAACTGATACGAGCATCTTAACAACAGATAGATGAAAATATCCAACAGCCTAAACAATTCAGGTGATCTAATAGAagtaaaaaaggagaaagaacaatGCATCATGTCTGGTTAGAAGACTTACCAATGGTGGGAATGGTGGTTACAATTTCACCAAGCTTGAGCTTGTACAAAATGGTAGTCTTACCAGCAGCATCGAGACCCACCATAAGGATCCGCATCTCCTTCTTGGCAAAAAGCCGGCTGAAAAGCTTCGCAAATGAAAGCCCCATTTTCCTTTAACTGTTGATCCTGAAATGTCAAAATCACACTCCCATAAACAACAATTCAATCACACAGCACTTTTGCAAACTCACATAGTTTCTCCATTCCTAAAAATTGTTCCTTTTTACACCAAATTAGATCGAATGCAACTATATCGCAATCATTGTAACACAACAAGCATTCAATATATAGTCGACTGGATAAATTCAacaccaaacccaaaaaaaaactctcttttctttttctttttcttgtgcaTAATAATAAGATTCAACCTGTCCTCTTCCATTACATGGATCCACTTAATAAGAGATCAGAAACTCTTTCAGAGAATTGCATTACTCAACTGTTGTATCAAACACATATCCATCACGATTACATGATGAATTGTAACAAAGCCTAGTCTGTATCCCAAGATACACAATCGTTCAACTACAATCTAACGAAAATACGAAACAAGATTCAGTTTTCTCCGAAACATAACAACTCAGATACTTGAGATCACTTCATCAAGGAAATCAGAATGCAAGATCcagaaaacccaaaaagaagCAAGACGAATCTGAAAGCTTTGGAGCTTACCTTTCGAAAATTGAAGGGATCTAAAGCGAGCGACAAGCTTTCAAATCAGCACAAGACTTGATTTGTGATTGGAAAAAAATTGGTACTTTGtgtgatttgtgatttgtaatttgtaattgtgaatttttcaattttcattagTACCCCTCCTATTAGTGTTTAGTATAATAAAGTACCCACAAATTTTATCTATTTCTTAAAATAACCCCTTATATTTGTAAATTGCAATGAATGTCCCcttcaatcaatcaatcaatgttTAATTCAACTTCAATGTTGCAGTtcagtgatatatatatatatatatatatatatatatatatcaatattgaTGATCATCACTTGGTATTTGGTTAACAAGGTGAGACATTAATTCAAGTAGAAAGAGAGTTGATTTTAGAACTAAACATTAAATTCGTATCAAGTAGTAGTAATAGTAGTAGTTTATATGTAGTAGGTTTATATAGGCTAAAGAAAGATATACATTAATCTACATTTTTGTTACTTGCAGAATCCGTTAACACACATCGTGATCGGACTCATGAACCTTATTTCTCGGAGGCTTCCCAATCTGTAAACAATCAATGGGAGGAAGAGTAGGAGCGCCGAGCTCACCAAATGTCTGCCAGCAAAAAGGATCATACATATGATACCGTTCTTGAACCGGTTTAAGCTCAATTGAAGATAACTGCACATCTACGCACGGGAAGCTATCGCTACAAGCGAAGTGCACCGGTTTCACGGTGTATGTTCCTTTTATCCTTTCGTAAGTCACTCCTTCCACTGCAACCGCTGATGTCTGGTTCTTGCATTTGCTATGGTCGCAGTAGAACTGGTCTATTACTATTGGAAGCTGGACTTCGTTGAGTTGAATGTTTGAGAAGAGTATCCCTTTCACGGATCCTACTCCTCCTTGCCATGTCTTGATCCGTACACCTGTCATCGTGTTGTGCATCGCTACATCTCTCACTGTTATGTTCGAGACGCAGGCTTTTGTACC from Camelina sativa cultivar DH55 chromosome 3, Cs, whole genome shotgun sequence includes:
- the LOC104769141 gene encoding ADP-ribosylation factor 1, with the translated sequence MGLSFAKLFSRLFAKKEMRILMVGLDAAGKTTILYKLKLGEIVTTIPTIGFNVETVEYKNISFTVWDVGGQDKIRPLWRHYFQNTQGLIFVVDSNDRDRAVEARDELHRMLNEDELRDAVLLVFANKQDLPNAMNAAEITDKLGLHSLRQRHWYIQSTCATSGEGLYEGLDWLSNNIASKA